One segment of Candidatus Nitrospira nitrosa DNA contains the following:
- a CDS encoding PilZ domain-containing protein codes for MVVRKFPRFPVSAPSTLVQRDKLRYNAVVKDLSLKGCRLESTLRPFTGMQVELFIQMEADATPIHISKGTVRWSGSQGIGVEFVTIDASDQGRLKQMVEQLSFTAGQALIVPKGELPKK; via the coding sequence ATGGTTGTTCGGAAGTTTCCGCGATTTCCGGTTTCAGCTCCCAGCACGCTAGTGCAACGGGATAAATTGCGATACAACGCCGTGGTGAAAGACCTTTCCCTCAAAGGATGCCGGTTGGAAAGTACCCTTCGTCCCTTCACCGGCATGCAAGTAGAACTGTTCATCCAGATGGAAGCAGATGCCACCCCAATCCACATCAGCAAGGGAACGGTTCGATGGTCCGGGTCTCAAGGTATTGGCGTCGAATTTGTAACCATTGACGCCTCAGACCAAGGACGCCTCAAACAAATGGTGGAACAGCTCTCCTTCACAGCAGGACAGGCCCTGATCGTACCGAAAGGCGAGCTACCAAAGAAGTGA